The following is a genomic window from Aphelocoma coerulescens isolate FSJ_1873_10779 chromosome 5, UR_Acoe_1.0, whole genome shotgun sequence.
cccTGCAACACACCTCCCTTAATGCCCATCGGCGACTCCCTGACACTTCCTCTAAAACCTGAGACCCCCTTCCTGGGCATCCACCATTCCCAtcctcaggaacccccaaataTTGAGACCCCAGATTTCCCCTACTCAAACTAATCCTCCCTTAGGCCTCCCCCTCCTCTGACCTCTGAGCCCTCCCCATCACACCCCAgaactccctcccagccctcaAGACATCCCAGAATCCAAATGTTACCCCCAGGCCTCAGTCTTCAAGGCCTCCACCTGTGGCCCCCAGCCTTCAAGACCCCCAGATCGCAAAGGTCCCCTCCAGCCCTCTCTAACCCTCAAGATCACCCAAGCTCTAGACTCCAAAGGTCCCCCAAtgccctcagcatccctcaAGACCTTCAAGACCCAAGGTCTCTCCCAGCACTCAACATTCCCGGACCCCCGACCCCTCCCAGCCTTCAAGCCCCCCGCCCAACCTTCAGCGATCCCTGAGTCCCaggccccaaatgtcccctcAGCCCCCGAAGAGCCCCAGACCTCAAAGGCCCCCTCAGGCGCCCCAACCCTCAAGAACCCCAAGACCCAGATCCCAAAggctcccccaccccctcaaGCCTCCCCGGGCCCTCActcccccggtgccccccaccGCACGGTCATAGGTGACGATCTCCTCCCCGCCGTGCAGGCCCGCGGCCCGGTTGCCGACCAGCACGAAGTCCCGGCGGCCGCACTGCGCGCACCCCACGAAGTTCAGGAGGAAAGATCCGCCCTCCAGGCAGGTGGTGCCCTAGGGCGGGAGCACAGGCTGGgaccggtgccggtgccgggggcggtgcgggagccccccgcgccccccctcACCCGCTCCGGGTACTCGGTGCCCACACAGCCGCCGCACATCTCGCGCCGCCCTCACCCGCAGATGCCGCGAGAGCCGCGCCGAGGGGCGGGGCTCAGCGATGGGGCGGGGCTCGGGCTCGGGCGTGGGCGGGGCCTGGGGCTGGATGGGCGGGGCCtgaggaaatgggcggggcctAAGGCGCCGTGGGGCTGCTTGGGGCGACCGGGAGTAACCGGGGGGGGCCTGGGCTAGTCGGGCACCCAGGGCTAGTGGGGGACGCCTGGAGTGACCTGGGGAGCATCCAGGGCTAGCGAGGGGCACCCAGGGCTagctgggagctgcctgggaTTAGCTGGGGGATATCCAGGGCTAGTGGGAGACCCTGGGAGGTACCTGGGGGGCATCCAGGGCTACTGGGGGGCATTGAGGGCCAACTGTAGGGTGTTGTTAATTGACTGGGGGACACCCTGGCTTAGTGGGAAATACCCAGGGCCAGGTGCCGGGTGCCTGGCTGTGACTAGCTGGGGAGCATCCAGGGCTAGTGGGGGACACGCAGGGATGACTGTAGGGGGGCTTGGGCTAGCTGGGGGTCATCCAGGGCTAGCTGGGGACTGCCTGGGTTAGGTGGAGGACACCAAGGACTAGCTGTGGGACATACAGGGCTGGTGGGGATCACCCAAGGCTAATTAGAGAGTGCCTGGGACGTGCTGGAGTACACTGAGGTCTAGCTATGGGGTGCCTGGGACGAGTTGGGGAACTCACAGGGCTAGTGGAGGACACCTAGGGCTAGCTGAGGGATGGCTGGGACTAGCCGGGGGGCATCCAGGGCTAATGGGGTACACCCAGGACTAGCTGGGGGGCATCCAAGGCTAGCGGGGGACACGTGGGCTCGCCGGGGGggatggccggggaccccgGCGGGCGTCGGCGGGGCGCTGCGTCTCTCCGCACCCTGCAGGTGCCGGTGCCGCCTGTGCTGCCGCCGGTACTGCTGCCGGTGCTGCCGCCAATGATGTTGCCGATGCCGGTGCTGCCGGTGtcggtgctgctggtgctgctgccggtgccggtggcgctggcggccgggGGGCGCCGCTGTGCTGCATtgcggggcgggcggcccgtccccgtccccgtccctgcGCCCATCCCCGTCCCCGCCCGCCCGgtcggctcggcccggccctcCCGGGGGGAGCGGGGCTATCGGGGCCGGGCAGCGCCGCCGGCTCCGGGTAGGAATGTCCCTGCGCGCCCAGATAATGTTATTTATATCGCGGTGCAGGGCGGctccgctccccccgccccgctcccgcaccggccccgccgccgccgccgccgctcgcccgcccgccgccccgcgcAGGTGAGACCCCGCGGCACCGGGATGCGCCGCTCCGGGGAACACGGGGGGGACCGGGAAATAGCGGGAGGCGCCGCTCCCCGGGGACACGCGGGGGGGGGGCACCGGCAGACGCTGCCCGCCCCGGGGATACCGGGTGGGGGGTGCGGCACCGAACACCGGGCGCGGTACCGGGGGGGGCCGGTGGGCACGGAGGAAAGTTTGCTGGGGGGTGGTGAAGAGCCCTCCGGGGAGCCTGAGCCCCCTTTTCGGGAGATCTGCTGTTACCCCGTGTCCCTCGGGGCTGCTCTCGGGAAGGACGGGGCGGGCGAGTGGCGATGACTTTctagggacaccctggggacagcccggggacagtgtggggacaccctgggaacACTTTTCCTGGGGTGCCAACCCCTGGAGGGCTCCCCACTCCAGTCCTTGGTGCTCCCAGCACTGTTGGGACGCGATGGAAAAGCCGAGTCCTGAGGGTCTTGGTGGGACACATCACCCAACCGACTTTGTCCCCCACTTTTTAGCAACTGGGCAAACTGGAGTTAATGGAAAGGGTTTTTAGGGGGCCATGCCCTTGGCCCCCTTGTCCCGGTGCCAGGAGGATGCTCCCGGGTGGGTGTTGGGCTGGGGGAATTCTTACCTTCACCCCAATAACCTAGGAGCCCCCCAGGCCTgatttcccagcttttccttttATAAATCTCCAGCTCCCAAGCCAGGGGATTGGGGTGCGCTGGAAGACTGTGGCAAGCACAGGAGACTCAGAAAACCCTGCTTGGTGCCAGCATGGCCCCCCACAGAGTATTTTGTAGCTATTGTATGGTTTGGGGGCACTCGCTGGTGATTTTGGGGTACGGGGGGGCATCTCCTAAGAAGGGAGCGGGGCTTGGCTGGCGCCGTGCTTGGGGGAGGCCTATTTATAGCCAAAAATGTCTGTAGAGTGTCAGCACGTGTGCGTGTCACCGGCTTGGGTGACATGGGACAGTCCTGGCATGGCCGGCATGTGGCCCTGGGGAAGCCCAAATTCTCCTGGCGGGTGGGAGTGTGGCCGGGGAGCCCTGGCCGGAGCGGGGCATCGCAGCCAGAGGAGCCGTGCTGTGCCTTTCCATGCCCAACCACCCCGTGCTGTGCCGTGCGGCCGTGCCGAGAGGGACCATCTGCTCCcggccctggccctgcacctggcaggcaggagactgttgggggactggggggatgccccccagctcctgccccttcccaacCAGAGCATGGCTGCTTGTGGACATGGGGGAGATGCCAAATCCAAGTGTTTTAGTGAAGTGGAGCAATAGGGACATGCCAGGCTCTGGGTGGTGGTGATGGGGCagaattttggggtgttttgggggattCTGATGAGTTTCTGTGCACTGGAAATGGGCTTTCCGGCAGCATGCTGTGGCTGTGAGGGATGAGCCAGGGAATGGATTTGAGGGTGCCATGGGCGCCAGGTGCCAACCATTGCCCTGGCTGCCCTTGGGGTGTGGGGGGACATCCCCCATGCCCAGCGGGGGGACTGTGGTGGTGGCACAGTGCCAGCCCCTCACCGGGAAGTGCTGATTCACTGTGCCGAGCCGCTGGCCGGGGAAGGCGACGCTGCCCGGGCCACGGCCGCAGGATGCTGGCGGCGAGGCCGGCATGCTGGCATTCCCAGCTTTCCGCACGCTGAGCGGGAGGAATGACAATTCCCGGGTGGCGGGTGCTGGTGGTGGcgtggctgtgccagggagggaTGCTCAGAAGGCGCCGGTGTGGTGGAGGGAGATTTAAAGGGTGGGTGAGCGCCCGTGCTCAGCATGCTCCCATGGGCCTGCTGTGGCTCCCTTCGGCgtcatctcctcctcctccccctccccctcctcctcctcctcctcctcctcctcctgctctttctcctccttggaTGCTCGAGGCCATGGCCCCACTGCTGTGTTGACAGGGACAGTCAGAACTGAGGTGTCCTGCAGAGACCTGACACAACTTAGCACACCCATCCTGCTGGCAGATCCTGAAGTTTTGGGggcaaaatccccaaatttggTCTCCCACAAGGCTTTCCTGCCAGGGTGAGCTGGGTGCTCTGGCAGAGGCAGGGAGTCACGGCATGAGAGGCTGTAGGCCTGGTTCCAGCACCCTCCTGCCTGCTCCGGTACACACCTGCATGGGCCCTAACACCCACTCGTGTGCCTGCTGCATGTGTCCCATACACACTCTGGTGCGTTCCTGCATGTCCTTGGTCATATGTGCACACTCTGGCATGTTCCCGCATGTCCTTGCTCAGGCATACACACTCTGGCACACTTCTACTTGTCCTTGTTCACCTGGGCACTCTCTGGCATGTCCCTGTGTGTCGTTGCTCAGAGATGCACACTCTGGCACACTTCTGTAGGTCCTCATTCAAATATGGGCGCTGTGACAAGTCCCCACATGTCCTGGCTCACAGGTGCACACTCTGCCACCCTTCTGCATGCCCTTCCTCACACTTGCACACTCTGGCATGCTCCCTCATGTCCTTGCTGCACTGTCCACACTCCTGCACGCTCCTCCACATCCTTGcatgctcccagtgctgccaggTCCAAGTCAAGGCCCTGCCTGCGCCGCCCCGATTAGGGTGTGCAGTTGGggtgtggcacagcctgggccgCCCCGATAACCCTGCcaggggggacctgggggaTGCCCAGGGAGTCCGAAGGGGGCCTGGGGGCCCACGGCCTGTCACAGTtcatggggacagcagggattCGGGGCACACGGGGTTTCCCCTGGCACCCATAGCTGAGAGCTCTGTGCAACTCCAGGTTGCAGTAGGGGtcctggacatgctgctggctgtggggagCCCCAACTCATCTCCTCACACCCCTCAGGGGCCCCAGCAGCTACCGACAGCTGCTCGGAGGCATTTTTAGATACCAGCCATGTCCTATCTGTGTCTCAAATATCCCCGGGGGTGGGTGGCCCCCCCCTGCCGGCAGCTGTCACCCACTTTCTGCCACCGGTGCTGGTGAAGCCCCTGAGCAGCACAGGGGTCGGGTTGGGGGTGAGAAGCAGCTCCTTACCTGGGGGCATCCCAGGACTTGGGGGGAGACCCCTGGGGACCTGGGCTGAGGTTTCAGCTGGGCAGAGGGACCCGGGTGGGGACACAGCACTGTAAATAGTCACTGGCACAGCTCGGCACGGCGCAGCATGGGGGTACTGGAGCGGGCAGCTGCCAGGTGCCCCCCCAACACCTGGGTGGGGCGAGGCTAAATCCCTCTGAGCAGCTTATCCCACAGCTCTGAGCCGCAAATCCCCACGTGCCGCAGGGCCGGCGAGCCACTGTGGCCGCACCAATGCTCActgtcccgctgtcccccaGGGGTCTCTCGCCGGTAGCCGACGGCCACTGGGCCGGGGCACACCGGGACCATGACCTCGGCCAACGACTacgagcagctggagctgcagcagcagtacAGCCGCATCAATGTCCGCTGGGATGCGTCCGACGATGAGCTGGACAACGACAACAGCTCCGCACGGCTCTTTGAGCGCTCCCGCATCAAAGCCCTGGCAGGTGGGTGGCAGGTCCCCTCGGTCCCACCTGGGTTGTCCCCGCTGTCAGTGACCCTGTTCCTACTGTCCCTGCAGACGAGCGGGAGGCCGTGCAGAAGAAAACCTTCACCAAGTGGGTGAACTCGCACCTGGCTCGTGTCACCTGCCGCATCTCAGACCTCTACATGGACCTCCGGGACGGGCGGGTGCTCATCAAGCTGCTGGAAGTGCTGTCAGGAGAGCTTTTGGTAGGAATCCCATCCAGCTGGAGACCCTGGGA
Proteins encoded in this region:
- the CHURC1 gene encoding protein Churchill, producing the protein MCGGCVGTEYPERGTTCLEGGSFLLNFVGCAQCGRRDFVLVGNRAAGLHGGEEIVTYDHLCKNCHHLIARHEYTFSIVDDYQEYTMLCLLCGRAEDSVSILPDDPRQMTPLF